The following are encoded in a window of Pseudomonas sp. JQ170C genomic DNA:
- a CDS encoding ABC transporter permease: MIFDYNVIWEALPLYLGGLLTTLKLLALSLFFGLLTAIPLGLMRVSKQPLVNLTAWLYTYVIRGTPMLVQLFLIYYGLAQFEAVRESFLWPWLSSATFCACLAFAINTSAYTAEIIAGSLKATPHGEIEAAKAMGMSRVKMYRRILLPSALRRALPQYSNEVIMMLQTTSLASIVTLIDITGAARTVNAQYYLPFEAYITAGVFYLCLTFILVRLFKLAERRWLGYMAPRKA; the protein is encoded by the coding sequence ATGATTTTCGACTACAACGTCATCTGGGAAGCGCTGCCGCTGTACCTGGGCGGTTTGCTGACCACGCTCAAACTGCTGGCGCTGTCACTGTTCTTCGGTTTGCTGACCGCCATTCCGCTGGGTCTGATGCGGGTGTCCAAGCAGCCGCTGGTCAACCTGACTGCCTGGCTCTACACCTACGTGATCCGCGGCACGCCAATGCTGGTGCAGCTGTTCTTGATCTACTACGGCTTGGCCCAGTTCGAGGCGGTGCGCGAGAGTTTCCTCTGGCCCTGGCTGTCGAGTGCGACCTTCTGTGCGTGCCTGGCCTTCGCCATCAACACCAGTGCCTATACCGCCGAGATCATCGCCGGCAGCCTCAAGGCCACGCCCCATGGCGAGATCGAGGCGGCCAAGGCCATGGGCATGTCGCGGGTCAAGATGTACCGCCGCATTCTGCTGCCGTCGGCTCTGCGCCGGGCCCTGCCGCAGTACAGCAACGAAGTGATCATGATGCTGCAGACCACCAGCCTGGCGTCGATCGTGACCTTGATCGACATCACCGGTGCGGCGCGCACAGTCAATGCCCAGTACTACTTGCCGTTTGAAGCCTACATTACCGCCGGCGTGTTCTACCTGTGCCTGACGTTCATTCTGGTGCGCCTGTTCAAGCTGGCCGAACGCCGCTGGCTCGGCTACATGGCGCCG